A single genomic interval of Littorina saxatilis isolate snail1 linkage group LG17, US_GU_Lsax_2.0, whole genome shotgun sequence harbors:
- the LOC138952891 gene encoding tRNA 2'-phosphotransferase 1-like, whose translation MKRTHVHFAAGEPGETGVISGMRGSCDLMIYLDLEKALADGLKFFRSANNVILTEGNQDGAVPPDFFMKVINRKTGKEISIDRELGSLGGPTDGTDLPLPESGASSVSVTADDLADEMDSKRKQRRKKKNPQN comes from the exons ATGAAGAGAACTCATGTACACTTCGCAGCAGGAGAACCGGGCGAAACAGGTGTCATTAGTG GTATGCGAGGAAGTTGTGACCTGATGATCTATCTAGATTTGGAAAAAGCTTTGGCAG ATGGTTTGAAGTTTTTCCGTTCAGCCAACAACGTGATACTGACCGAGGGAAACCAGGATGGGGCTGTGCCGCCAGACTTCTTTATGAAGGTTATTAACAGAAAAACAG GCAAAGAAATCAGCATAGACAGGGAGCTAGGCAGCCTGGGAGGTCCTACAGATGGTACAGATCTTCCATTACCTGAGTCTGGAGCATCATCTGTGTCTGTCACAGCAGACGACCTGGCAGATGAAATGGACAGCAAGAGAAAACAgcggagaaaaaagaaaaatccccaaaattaa
- the LOC138953066 gene encoding uncharacterized protein, translated as MTAVKPQLFTWGLGKSGQLGTGKEQTEHTPQFIKLRNKASSTLKQVSCGALFTAVIMQDGDVFATGCGKYGRLGTGNEEDHVTFVPVNLPEKVTQISCGVWHAAAVTTSNGLLVWGHRKGCGTKSGQQSSSVLTPPSLVISPEEHKVVGVACGNNFTLAWTDEGRVLSWGSGHHGVLGHGSTDDIPSPKVEAALKDEKIVAASAGFFHSAFVTEDGKVFTCGKGSDGALGLGKNSLSDALTPKLVSFSENTQIASVSCSVGEHHGHTLALPTDGKVYSWGDGYKGKLGLDSQDSSYTPSLISPSHFNNEQVTVVCAGGIHSTASTAEGSVFTWGCGSDGRCGHPEGQGHRYLFRSDVPKKVEAFKSKFAMVSCTYYHSAAIVG; from the exons ATGACAGCCGTCAAGCCACAACTGTTTACCTGGGGCCTGGGGAAGTCTGGACAGCTGGGGACAG GCAAAGAGCAGACAGAACACACCCCCCAATTCATCAAGCTGCGCAATAAAGCTTCAAGTACCTTGAAACAGGTGTCATGTGGTGCTCTATTCACAGCAGTAATTATGCAAGACGGAGATGTGTTTGCCACTGGATGTGGCAAGTATGGGCGTCTTGGCACCGGAAATGAGGAAGATCATGTCACCTTTGTTCCAGTGAATCTTCCAGAAAAAGTAACACAG ATCTCGTGCGGTGTATGGCACGCGGCAGCTGTCACCACCTCCAACGGTCTGCTTGTGTGGGGTCACCGCAAAGGCTGTGGTACGAAAAGCGGTCAGCAGAGCAGCAGCGTACTGACGCCACCCTCTCTCGTTATCTCACCTGAAGAACACAAGGTGGTCGGTGTTGCGTGTGGAAATAATTTCACTCTCGCTTGGACTGATGAAGGGAGAGTACTTTCATGGGGCAGCGGGCATCATGGAGTGCTAGGTCATGGGTCCACAGATGACATCCCTTCACCGAAAGTCGAAGCAGCCTTGAAGGATGAGAAAATTGTAGCAGCATCAGCAGGCTTTTTCCACTCAGCGTTCGTCACCGAAGATGGAAAAGTGTTTACTTGCGGTAAAGGGAGTGATGGAGCTTTAGGACTAGGGAAGAACAGCCTCTCTGATGCGCTCACTCCTAAGCTGGTCTCTTTTTCAGAGAATACTCAGATTGCGAGCGTAAGCTGTAGCGTGGGCGAACACCACGGTCACACGCTAGCTTTGCCGACTGACGGCAAGGTCTATTCTTGGGGCGACGGCTACAAAGGGAAGTTGGGTCTGGATAGCCAAGACAGTAGCTACACCCCATCACTCATCTCTCCGTCTCACTTCAACAACGAGCAAGTCACTGTCGTTTGCGCTGGAGGAATCCACAGCACGGCCTCCACTGCGGAAGGGAGTGTTTTCACCTGGGGCTGTGGTAGTGACGGTCGATGCGGgcaccctgaaggtcaaggtcatagaTATCTTTTCCGCAGTGATGTGCCCAAGAAGGTCGAGGCGTTCAAATCAAAGTTTGCGATGGTGAGCTGTACCTATTACCACTCGGCAGCTATTGTTGGATGA
- the LOC138952827 gene encoding tRNA 2'-phosphotransferase 1-like, which yields MKRTHVHFAAGEPGETGVISGMRGSCDLMIYLDLEKALADGLKFFRSANNVILTEGNQDGAVPPDFFMKVINRKTGKEISIDRELGSLGGPTDGTDLPLPESGASSVSVTADDLADEMDSKRKQRRKKKNPQN from the exons ATGAAGAGAACTCATGTACACTTCGCAGCAGGAGAACCGGGCGAAACAGGTGTCATTAGTG GTATGCGAGGAAGTTGTGACCTGATGATCTATCTAGATTTGGAAAAAGCTTTGGCAG ATGGTTTGAAGTTTTTCCGTTCAGCCAACAACGTGATACTGACCGAGGGAAACCAGGATGGGGCTGTGCCGCCAGACTTCTTTATgaaggttatcaacagaaaaacAG GCAAAGAAATCAGCATAGACAGGGAGCTAGGCAGCCTGGGAGGTCCTACAGATGGTACAGATCTTCCATTACCTGAGTCTGGAGCATCATCTGTGTCTGTCACAGCAGACGACCTGGCAGATGAAATGGACAGCAAGAGAAAACAgcggagaaaaaagaaaaatccccaaaattaa
- the LOC138953209 gene encoding uncharacterized protein: protein MTAVKPQLFTWGLGKSGQLGTGKEQTEHTPQFIKLRNKASSTLKQVSCGALFTAVIMQDGDVFATGCGKYGRLGTGNEEDHVTFVPVNLPEKVTQISCGVWHAAAVTTSYGLLVWGHRKGCGTKSGQQSSSVLTPPSLVISPEEHKVVGVACGNNFTLAWTDEGRVLSWGSGHHGVLGHGSTDDIPSPKVEAALKDEKIVAASAGFFHSAFVTEDGKVFTCGKGSDGALGLGKNSLSDALTPKLVSFSENTQIASVSCSVGEHHGHTLALPTDGKVYSWGDGYKGKLGLDSQDSSYTPSLISPSHFNNEQVTVVCAGGIHSTASTAEGSVFTWGCGSDGRCGHPEGQGHRYLFRSDVPKKVEAFKSKFAMVSCTYYHSAAIVG from the exons ATGACAGCCGTCAAGCCACAACTGTTTACCTGGGGCCTGGGGAAGTCTGGACAGCTGGGGACAG GCAAAGAGCAGACAGAACACACCCCCCAATTCATCAAGCTGCGCAATAAAGCTTCAAGTACCTTGAAACAGGTGTCATGTGGTGCTCTATTCACAGCAGTAATTATGCAAGACGGAGATGTGTTTGCCACTGGATGTGGCAAGTATGGGCGTCTTGGCACCGGAAATGAGGAAGATCATGTCACCTTTGTTCCAGTGAATCTTCCAGAAAAAGTAACACAG ATCTCGTGCGGTGTATGGCACGCGGCAGCTGTCACCACCTCCTACGGTCTGCTTGTGTGGGGTCACCGCAAAGGCTGTGGTACGAAAAGCGGTCAGCAGAGCAGCAGCGTACTGACGCCACCCTCTCTCGTTATCTCACCTGAAGAACACAAGGTGGTCGGTGTTGCGTGTGGAAATAATTTCACTCTCGCTTGGACTGATGAAGGGAGAGTACTTTCATGGGGCAGCGGGCATCATGGAGTGCTAGGTCATGGGTCCACAGATGACATCCCTTCACCGAAAGTCGAAGCAGCCTTGAAGGATGAGAAAATTGTAGCAGCATCAGCAGGCTTTTTCCACTCAGCGTTCGTCACCGAAGATGGAAAAGTGTTTACTTGCGGTAAAGGGAGTGATGGAGCTTTAGGACTAGGGAAGAACAGCCTCTCTGATGCGCTCACTCCTAAGCTGGTCTCTTTTTCAGAGAATACTCAGATTGCGAGCGTAAGCTGTAGCGTGGGCGAACACCACGGTCACACGCTAGCTTTGCCGACTGACGGCAAGGTCTATTCTTGGGGCGACGGCTACAAAGGGAAGTTGGGTCTGGATAGCCAAGACAGTAGCTACACCCCATCACTCATCTCTCCGTCTCACTTCAACAACGAGCAAGTCACTGTCGTTTGCGCTGGAGGAATCCACAGCACGGCCTCCACTGCGGAAGGGAGTGTTTTCACCTGGGGCTGTGGTAGTGACGGTCGATGCGGgcaccctgaaggtcaaggtcatagaTATCTTTTCCGCAGTGATGTGCCCAAGAAGGTCGAGGCGTTCAAATCAAAGTTTGCGATGGTGAGCTGTACCTATTACCACTCGGCAGCTATTGTTGGATGA
- the LOC138952764 gene encoding uncharacterized protein codes for MHRNMPPRRAASRRVAEVTRAAAGRPRASNQTASQRQPGGFESATAGGEESATALAAVLAELRRLGERQETCQVAIVSLQKDNQRLQEAVSGDREAIASTSGSMTTGTSNSTLSGSVANLVNTITGTEYGEPSSGLILVE; via the exons ATGCACAGGAATATGCCTCCCAGGAGGGCAGCGTCAAGGCGGGTAGCCGAAGTGACCCGAGCCGCTGCAGGTCGGCCGAGGGCCAGCAACCAGACAGCCTCGCAGCGACAACCCGGTGGGTTTGAGTCAGCCACAGCAGGAGGGGAAGAAAGCGCCACTGCTTTGGCCGCGGTATTGGCTGAGCTACGCAGGCTGGGGGAGCGGCAAGAGACCTGCCAAGTGGCCATTGTCTCGCTCCAGAAAGACAACCAACGTCTGCAAGAAGCTGTTTCGGGTGATCGTGAGGCCATCGCCTCAACATCGGGATCGATGACAACCGGTACCAGCAATTCTACCCTGTCTGGCTCGGTTGCCAACCTGGTCAACACAATCACAG GCACAGAGTACGGGGAGCCATCCAGCGGGTTGATCCTGGTGGAGTAG